The sequence below is a genomic window from Mycobacteroides abscessus ATCC 19977.
TATAAACCCCAACAGCGTGTCCCGCTACTCGGGGGTGTCCCGCAAAACCATCTACAACCACACCGACCTGCTCACCCAAATCCGTGCCGCCGCAAATAAACCCGTCATCCGGCCAGCCGATCAAGGCGAGGGTCCGCCCACAACTGAATCGGGGATAATCGCGGCGCTGCGCAATCAGATCACGGCCCTCAAGACCGGCCATCGGGCCGACATCGCTGAACTGAAAGCAACCATCAAAGGGCTCAACGAGGACCTGGCTGCAGCTCACGGTGAGATCTACACGCTCGCAGAGCAGCTCCGCCATCGTGGCAAGTCCTCCATTGACAAAGGTTCAGGTACGGCATCGCCGGGGTAGTCGTCGAATGTGGGTGCTCAGCCCTGGTGCCAAAAGTCCGCCGCACAGGTGTGGCCTGGCTTTCGGATTCGCGGTGCTGTGTTCGAGCAGGAGCGGGTTGACATCGGGGCTCGCAGTCGTGTGCGCGCCGAAAAACTGTATGTCACGCGCACCCGCACAATCCGGGAGTCTTTTGGTGTAGCGGCGTAACATTGCTGGTCAAA
It includes:
- a CDS encoding transposase, with protein sequence MSTPRSTEGLRRHTTQLRASTARKIKQAIREMKKKGLPINPNSVSRYSGVSRKTIYNHTDLLTQIRAAANKPVIRPADQGEGPPTTESGIIAALRNQITALKTGHRADIAELKATIKGLNEDLAAAHGEIYTLAEQLRHRGKSSIDKGSGTASPG